One window of the Cryptomeria japonica chromosome 7, Sugi_1.0, whole genome shotgun sequence genome contains the following:
- the LOC131074855 gene encoding abscisic stress-ripening protein 5, which produces MSEEHHHHHLFHHKKEEEVSPDGEQSVYVEQTTVEYGGGDKYEKVIKEEKHHKHLEHVGEFGAVAAGGFALYEKHQAKKDPEHAHRHKIEEEIAAAAAVGSGGFAFHEHHEKKEDKKEAEEASGKKHHHLF; this is translated from the exons atgtctgaggagcatcatcatcatcatctgtttCACCACAAGAAAGAGGAGGAAGTAAGCCCTGATGGAGAGCAGAGCGTTTATGTAGAGCAGACAACTGTTGAGTATGGCGGTGGAGACAAGTATGAGAAGGTAATAAAGGAGGAAAAACACCACAAGCATCTGGAGCATGTTGGTGAATTTGGGGCTGTGGCTGCTGGAGGATTTGCACTG TATGAGAAGCACCAAGCAAAGAAAGATCCAGAGCATGCTCACAGGCACAAGATAGAGGAGGAGATCGCTGCAGCTGCTGCTGTGGGCAGTGGTGGATTTGCATTCCATGAACACCATGAGAAGAAGGAAGACAAGAAAGAAGCTGAGGAAGCCAGTGGCAAGAAGCATCACCATCTCTTTTGA